In Acidobacteriota bacterium, the following are encoded in one genomic region:
- a CDS encoding ABC transporter six-transmembrane domain-containing protein — MNRERLSLSQIIRTFPGRIGVTCTLVMIEIVLLAFVPLLIGLAIDGLLAGRSRELVWFGSALVALTVVMVTRRAFDTRAYGSIRVLLGAALDRRFPHLSVSAKSARLGMARELVDFLEQDLPTLLTSVIQILVTLAVLATFDLRLAVSAMVVTVAMIVVYAFSHGRFFRLNASLNSQMERQVTLLEEGRRTRIFGHLRKLRDLEVKLSDTEALVYGSIFLLQIGFIVFNLWISASLPEISAGRIFSIVTYSWEYVEAATMLPVSLQTWSRLAEITRRINQSATEA; from the coding sequence ATGAACCGAGAACGACTCAGCCTGTCCCAGATCATTCGCACTTTTCCCGGCCGCATCGGCGTCACCTGCACGCTGGTGATGATCGAGATCGTGCTGCTGGCCTTCGTGCCGCTGCTGATCGGCTTGGCGATCGACGGTCTGCTCGCCGGGCGCTCCCGGGAGCTGGTCTGGTTCGGCAGCGCGCTGGTGGCGCTGACCGTGGTGATGGTGACGCGGCGGGCCTTCGACACCCGCGCCTACGGCTCGATCCGGGTGCTCCTCGGCGCCGCCCTCGATCGCCGGTTTCCGCACCTCTCGGTGTCCGCCAAGAGCGCCCGCCTGGGCATGGCGCGGGAGCTGGTCGATTTCCTCGAGCAGGACCTGCCCACCCTGCTGACCTCGGTGATCCAGATCCTGGTGACGCTGGCGGTCCTCGCCACCTTCGATCTTCGGCTGGCGGTTTCGGCGATGGTCGTCACGGTGGCGATGATCGTGGTCTACGCCTTCTCCCACGGACGGTTCTTCCGCCTCAACGCCTCCTTGAACAGTCAAATGGAGCGACAGGTGACCCTGCTGGAAGAGGGCCGGCGGACTCGCATCTTCGGCCACCTGCGCAAGCTGCGCGATCTCGAGGTCAAGCTGTCGGACACGGAGGCGCTGGTCTACGGCTCGATCTTCCTGCTGCAGATCGGATTCATCGTCTTCAACCTCTGGATCAGCGCCAGCCTGCCGGAGATCAGCGCCGGGCGCATCTTCTCGATCGTCACCTACTCGTGGGAGTACGTCGAGGCGGCCACCATGCTGCCGGTCAGCCTGCAGACCTGGTCGCGCCTCGCCGAGATCACTCGACGGATCAATCAGAGCGCCACCGAGGCCTGA
- a CDS encoding sigma-70 family RNA polymerase sigma factor — MSSESSSRDDDAGIVARVLAGDTNAFEGIVSRWQGPLLSLAYRLSRDHSLAEEMAQEALLKVFRNLKRWRGEAKFSTWMFSVALNHYRTRLRRHIPPAVELADAEAVAAAGDLASEMAAASRDSIVRRAVALLPPKYRDTIVVYYFQQQDVVETAATLGTKPGTVKARLHRARKLLKTKLKALGHPLALANREAEA; from the coding sequence TTGTCTTCGGAATCCTCGAGCCGCGATGACGACGCGGGCATCGTCGCCCGCGTCCTGGCCGGAGACACCAATGCCTTCGAGGGCATCGTCTCTCGCTGGCAGGGGCCGCTCCTCAGCCTCGCCTACCGCCTCAGCCGCGATCACAGCCTGGCAGAGGAGATGGCCCAGGAGGCCCTGCTCAAGGTCTTCCGCAATCTGAAGCGGTGGCGCGGCGAGGCGAAGTTCTCCACCTGGATGTTCTCGGTGGCCCTCAACCACTACCGCACCAGACTGCGTCGTCACATTCCGCCCGCCGTCGAGCTCGCCGACGCCGAGGCGGTCGCGGCGGCGGGGGACCTCGCCAGCGAGATGGCCGCAGCCAGCCGCGACAGCATCGTTCGGCGGGCCGTGGCCCTTCTGCCACCGAAGTACCGCGACACCATCGTGGTCTACTATTTTCAACAGCAAGACGTGGTCGAGACGGCCGCGACGTTGGGCACCAAGCCGGGCACGGTCAAGGCCCGCCTGCATCGGGCCCGTAAACTACTGAAGACCAAGCTGAAGGCGTTGGGGCACCCACTCGCCCTGGCGAACCGCGAGGCCGAAGCATGA
- a CDS encoding FAD/NAD(P)-binding protein, with the protein MNVLDWLIVGGGPHGVHLAARLVGEGGIDSARLAILDPAAQLLQRWRSFTSATGMSHLRSPGVHHLDLEPSSLMRFAGDRRKRPPGLLRSRYNCPSLDLFNAHCDHVITRFGLTGLHLRGKAERLQPETDGVQVTTCDGTTIAAARVVLALGAGDQPEWPEWAVGHGSRIRHLFDPPGQPSPHRSDPGERALVVGGGISAVQAAIRLVADQRTVDLVTRHPPRVHRFDSDPGWLGPKLMPTFERERDPDGRRRIIQQARHRGSVTPEVRHALRVALASGRLTLHHSEVSGLEVDGAGLQLELTSGERIDGDHLYLATGFASRRPGGAMLDRLVDEHDLRCAACGYPIVDSWLRWHPRIHVTGPLAELEIGPVARNIAGARRAGDRLVDAALKQPAA; encoded by the coding sequence ATGAACGTCCTCGACTGGCTGATCGTCGGCGGCGGCCCCCACGGCGTCCATCTCGCCGCCCGACTGGTGGGCGAGGGCGGAATCGACAGCGCTCGCCTCGCGATTCTCGATCCGGCGGCGCAACTACTCCAACGCTGGCGATCGTTCACCTCGGCGACCGGCATGTCCCATCTCCGCTCTCCCGGCGTGCACCACCTCGATCTCGAGCCGTCCTCGCTGATGCGCTTCGCCGGCGACCGGCGCAAACGACCGCCGGGACTCCTGCGCAGCCGCTACAACTGCCCGTCCCTCGACCTCTTCAACGCGCACTGCGATCACGTCATCACGCGCTTCGGTCTCACCGGCCTTCACCTGCGCGGCAAAGCCGAACGGCTGCAGCCAGAAACGGACGGCGTTCAGGTGACCACCTGTGACGGCACGACCATCGCCGCCGCGCGAGTGGTTCTGGCCCTCGGCGCCGGCGACCAGCCGGAGTGGCCGGAATGGGCCGTGGGCCATGGTTCGCGCATTCGACACCTCTTCGATCCGCCCGGGCAGCCATCGCCCCATCGGTCGGACCCGGGCGAGCGCGCCCTCGTCGTCGGTGGCGGCATCTCGGCGGTCCAGGCCGCGATCCGTCTCGTCGCCGATCAGCGAACCGTCGACCTGGTGACCCGCCACCCGCCGCGGGTCCATCGTTTCGACAGCGACCCGGGCTGGCTGGGGCCGAAGCTCATGCCTACCTTCGAACGCGAAAGAGACCCGGACGGGCGCCGCCGCATCATCCAGCAGGCCCGCCACCGAGGCTCCGTGACGCCGGAAGTCCGTCACGCCCTGCGCGTCGCCCTCGCCAGTGGGCGTCTCACGCTCCACCACAGTGAGGTCTCGGGTCTCGAGGTCGATGGCGCCGGCCTGCAGCTCGAGCTGACCTCCGGCGAGCGGATCGACGGCGACCATCTCTACCTGGCGACGGGTTTCGCCAGCCGGCGCCCGGGCGGCGCCATGCTCGATCGCCTGGTCGACGAGCACGACCTGCGCTGCGCCGCCTGCGGCTATCCGATCGTCGACTCCTGGCTCCGCTGGCACCCGCGGATCCACGTCACCGGCCCGCTGGCCGAGCTCGAGATCGGTCCTGTCGCGCGCAACATCGCCGGTGCCCGGCGCGCCGGTGATCGCTTGGTCGACGCGGCTCTCAAGCAACCCGCCGCCTGA
- a CDS encoding ADOP family duplicated permease — protein MSHLVQDLAFALRGFRRRPTFAAITVLTLGLGLGATVTVASLIQALLLRPLPFPEADRLVRVMAYMGAEPGHLTQREIEELQRDSRIFETVGAYYLSQYNVTGDGPPEVAPTAISAYPLFEVLGSRFAHGGAFSAEQDFRFQNRVVLSHRFWQRRFGSDPGIVGGTILLDSGSYVVDGVLAPASSFPPGVDLYRQVTDYYGLDGRRHSVLARLRPGASLEQAQQEMTRFGRLWQERFPELNGGVQFGVVPLRDSWVGAARPYLLMLAVAVALVLLIAIVNTANLLLARASERREELAVRISLGASRIHLLRQVLVESIVLATFGGGLGLMIASFGLRFFSGLVQADLPSWMEIRLDPIAFAVAAALVLMSGMLAGLAPALLASRSASGHSMVRTRGATGGPSAGLRGALVTGEIALALILLAGAGLMIRSAFALDRQDLGFASENLFTVRVDPPYWTYNKIEQVTPFFEQALENLRQIPGVEGVAANQNLPLARLDSNSKRVLTLEGQSAEEQEANPFIHLQSVGAGYFEVMKIPMRQGRSFDSGDRQSTQPVVVLSRGLAQRLWPDGALGKRLKLGPPESPEPWMTVVGIAGDVRSERRAGDFSLDLYVSHRQHFTGDTYFALRSSLEATQLTRQVEAAIQSVDPDLPLFDVAPMQERLARVEWQRLVTSRLFSIFALLALALAAGGTYGVMSYHVTLRRQEMGIRQALGAQPRDLLSLIMAQGLRILLRGTLIGVPAGLLLGRLIESLLFGVAATDPLSLFTACFTLALAVLVACLLPALRAARLSPLIAIRGESA, from the coding sequence ATGAGCCACCTCGTCCAAGACCTCGCCTTTGCTCTGCGCGGATTCCGCCGCCGGCCGACCTTTGCCGCGATCACCGTCCTGACCCTCGGGCTCGGCCTCGGCGCCACCGTCACCGTGGCGAGCTTGATTCAAGCGCTGTTGCTGAGGCCACTGCCCTTTCCCGAAGCCGACCGGCTGGTGCGAGTGATGGCCTACATGGGCGCCGAGCCGGGGCACCTCACGCAGCGGGAGATCGAGGAGCTGCAGCGCGACAGTCGCATCTTCGAAACCGTCGGGGCCTATTACCTCAGCCAGTACAACGTCACCGGCGATGGTCCTCCGGAAGTTGCCCCCACCGCGATCAGCGCCTATCCCCTGTTCGAGGTGCTGGGCAGTCGATTCGCTCACGGCGGCGCCTTCTCGGCCGAACAGGACTTTCGCTTTCAGAACCGCGTCGTGCTGAGTCATCGTTTCTGGCAGCGCCGCTTCGGTAGCGACCCCGGAATCGTCGGCGGCACCATCCTCCTCGACAGCGGCTCCTACGTCGTCGACGGTGTTCTCGCGCCCGCCAGCAGCTTTCCACCGGGAGTCGATCTCTACCGCCAGGTGACCGACTACTACGGTCTCGATGGTCGGCGCCATTCGGTGCTCGCCCGCCTGCGACCGGGCGCTTCCCTGGAGCAAGCCCAGCAGGAGATGACGCGATTCGGTCGCCTCTGGCAGGAGCGCTTTCCGGAGCTCAATGGTGGAGTCCAGTTCGGCGTCGTGCCGCTGCGTGACTCGTGGGTCGGCGCGGCGCGCCCCTACCTGCTGATGCTGGCGGTCGCGGTGGCCCTGGTGCTGCTGATCGCGATCGTCAACACCGCCAATCTCCTGCTCGCCCGCGCCAGCGAGCGGCGCGAAGAGCTGGCAGTCCGGATCTCCCTCGGAGCAAGCCGCATTCACCTGCTGCGTCAGGTGCTCGTCGAGAGCATCGTGCTGGCGACCTTCGGCGGGGGCCTCGGGCTGATGATCGCCAGCTTCGGCCTGCGCTTCTTCAGCGGCCTGGTGCAAGCCGACCTGCCGAGCTGGATGGAGATCCGGCTCGATCCCATCGCCTTTGCAGTCGCCGCGGCCTTGGTGCTGATGAGCGGCATGCTCGCGGGCCTGGCCCCGGCGCTGCTCGCCTCTCGCTCCGCCTCCGGCCACTCCATGGTGCGAACGCGAGGCGCCACCGGTGGACCGTCGGCCGGTTTGCGAGGCGCCCTGGTGACCGGCGAGATCGCCCTCGCCTTGATCCTGCTGGCGGGCGCCGGCTTGATGATTCGGAGCGCCTTCGCCCTCGATCGCCAGGATCTCGGATTCGCCAGCGAGAACCTGTTCACCGTGCGGGTCGATCCCCCCTACTGGACCTACAACAAGATCGAGCAGGTCACCCCATTCTTCGAGCAAGCCCTCGAGAATCTGCGACAGATCCCGGGAGTCGAGGGCGTGGCGGCGAACCAGAATCTGCCCCTGGCCCGGCTCGACTCGAACAGCAAACGAGTGCTCACCCTCGAAGGGCAATCGGCGGAGGAGCAAGAGGCCAATCCCTTCATCCACCTCCAGTCCGTCGGCGCCGGCTACTTCGAGGTCATGAAGATCCCCATGCGCCAAGGTCGGTCCTTCGACTCCGGCGATCGGCAAAGCACCCAACCGGTGGTCGTCCTGAGCCGCGGCCTGGCCCAACGGCTGTGGCCCGATGGCGCCCTCGGCAAGCGCCTCAAGCTCGGTCCTCCAGAGTCGCCGGAGCCCTGGATGACGGTGGTGGGCATCGCCGGCGACGTGCGCAGTGAACGGCGTGCCGGTGACTTCAGCCTCGACCTTTACGTCTCCCATCGGCAGCACTTCACCGGCGACACTTACTTTGCGCTGCGCAGTTCTCTCGAGGCCACCCAGCTGACGCGCCAGGTCGAAGCCGCGATTCAGAGCGTCGACCCCGACCTGCCGCTCTTCGACGTGGCGCCGATGCAGGAGCGGCTGGCCCGGGTGGAATGGCAGCGCCTGGTGACGAGTCGCCTGTTCTCGATCTTCGCCTTGCTCGCCCTCGCCCTCGCCGCCGGCGGCACCTACGGCGTGATGTCCTACCACGTCACCCTGCGCCGACAGGAGATGGGGATCCGCCAGGCCCTCGGCGCCCAACCCCGAGACCTCCTGTCCCTGATCATGGCCCAGGGCCTTCGCATCCTGTTGCGTGGCACCTTGATCGGCGTGCCCGCGGGCCTCCTTCTCGGCCGCCTGATCGAGAGTCTGCTGTTCGGCGTTGCGGCGACCGACCCGCTGAGCCTCTTCACCGCCTGTTTCACCCTCGCCCTGGCGGTCCTGGTGGCCTGCCTGCTCCCCGCCCTGCGAGCCGCCAGGCTGAGTCCGCTGATCGCGATCCGCGGCGAGTCGGCCTAG